One region of Exiguobacterium acetylicum genomic DNA includes:
- a CDS encoding alpha-ketoacid dehydrogenase subunit beta — protein sequence MATPINRQTEMTLVQAVTDALRTKLSEDETTLVLGEDVGKNGGVFRATDGLQEEFGEDRIVDTPLSEAGIVGTSIGLAINGFKPIVEIQFLGFIYPAYEQIMTHVSRIRMRTMGRYSVPMVIRAPYGAGIRAPEIHSDSTEALFTSMPGLKVVCPATPYDAKGLLIAAIEDPDPVLFLESMRSYRSFKEVVPSESYTVEIGKARCVSEGTDVTLIAWGAMVQVAQKAATAAQERGISCEVLDLRTLYPLDRETIAASVQKTGRAVIVHEAAAMGGLGNDLVTLINDTAFLYLRAPIARVTGFDVPVPLFALEDHYIPTPERVLATIQRTVEF from the coding sequence ATGGCAACACCAATCAATCGTCAAACAGAGATGACACTCGTTCAAGCTGTCACGGATGCCCTGCGGACAAAATTGTCGGAGGATGAGACGACACTCGTCCTTGGAGAAGACGTCGGAAAAAACGGTGGTGTCTTCCGAGCGACGGACGGCTTACAGGAAGAGTTCGGGGAAGACCGGATCGTCGATACACCGCTCAGTGAAGCCGGCATCGTCGGTACGTCGATCGGTCTTGCCATCAATGGCTTTAAACCGATCGTCGAAATTCAATTTCTTGGCTTCATCTACCCTGCCTATGAACAAATCATGACGCACGTCTCCCGGATCCGGATGCGGACGATGGGACGGTACAGTGTGCCGATGGTCATTCGTGCGCCTTATGGTGCCGGCATCCGGGCACCGGAAATCCATTCCGACAGCACGGAAGCACTCTTTACATCGATGCCTGGTCTCAAGGTCGTCTGTCCGGCGACGCCATACGATGCAAAAGGGTTATTGATTGCTGCGATTGAAGATCCGGATCCCGTGTTGTTCCTTGAGTCGATGCGCAGTTACCGCTCATTTAAGGAAGTCGTACCGAGCGAATCGTATACCGTTGAAATCGGAAAAGCGCGCTGCGTCAGTGAAGGGACGGACGTGACGTTGATCGCCTGGGGAGCAATGGTTCAAGTAGCCCAAAAGGCAGCAACGGCTGCTCAGGAACGCGGGATTTCTTGCGAAGTCCTCGATTTACGGACGCTTTATCCGCTTGACCGGGAAACGATTGCTGCTTCCGTTCAAAAGACGGGTCGTGCCGTCATCGTTCATGAAGCCGCAGCAATGGGTGGTCTCGGTAATGATCTCGTGACATTGATCAACGATACGGCATTTCTTTATTTACGGGCACCGATTGCCCGCGTGACCGGTTTTGATGTTCCGGTTCCGCTGTTCGCCCTCGAAGACCATTACATTCCGACGCCAGAACGTGTCCTTGCGACGATTCAGCGTACGGTCGAGTTTTAA
- the pdhA gene encoding pyruvate dehydrogenase (acetyl-transferring) E1 component subunit alpha: MEQHFPIQRIIDEEGRIIDASTEHDLTKELALTLYEQMHRIRTFDRKAINLQRQGRLGTYAPFEGQEAAQVGSALTLSDQDWLFPTYRDHGATLTFGADMVRTLLYWNGRVEGCVPSEKHIFPPAVPIATQIPHAVGAAWAEKRKGTTNVAVAYFGDGATSEGDFHEGMNFASVFQAPVILFNQNNQFAISVPIEKQMHSETIAQKAIAYGMPSVRIDGNDAFAVYFTMQAAVARARSGGGPTLIEAVTWRFGAHTTADDPTKYRDQARSRDRVDPLDRLEQFLKHQGYFDETWMQQLQERHQAEVEAAVTAMEQFKAPDVNDLFDHTYATLPVDVQQQKEAYLLARGK; encoded by the coding sequence ATGGAGCAACATTTTCCGATTCAACGCATCATCGATGAAGAAGGTCGTATCATCGACGCCTCAACAGAACACGATCTGACGAAAGAGCTTGCCCTCACCCTGTATGAACAGATGCACCGGATCCGGACGTTCGACCGGAAGGCGATCAACTTACAACGTCAAGGGCGCCTCGGCACTTATGCACCGTTCGAAGGACAAGAGGCAGCGCAAGTCGGTAGTGCACTGACGTTGTCCGATCAGGACTGGCTATTCCCGACGTACCGGGATCACGGTGCGACGTTGACGTTCGGTGCCGACATGGTGCGGACCCTTCTCTACTGGAACGGGCGCGTCGAAGGTTGCGTGCCATCTGAGAAACACATCTTCCCTCCTGCCGTTCCGATTGCGACGCAAATTCCGCATGCCGTCGGCGCCGCGTGGGCGGAAAAACGAAAAGGTACGACGAACGTCGCGGTCGCCTACTTTGGTGACGGGGCGACGTCTGAAGGTGACTTCCACGAAGGGATGAACTTCGCGAGTGTCTTCCAAGCACCAGTCATTCTGTTCAACCAAAACAATCAATTCGCGATTTCTGTCCCGATCGAAAAACAGATGCATTCCGAAACGATCGCACAAAAAGCAATTGCCTACGGGATGCCGAGCGTCCGAATCGATGGGAACGATGCATTTGCCGTCTATTTCACGATGCAAGCAGCCGTTGCGCGTGCCCGTTCTGGTGGTGGACCAACATTGATTGAAGCCGTCACATGGCGATTTGGTGCGCATACGACAGCAGACGATCCAACGAAATACCGTGATCAAGCCCGCTCGCGTGACCGGGTCGATCCGCTCGATCGACTTGAACAGTTTTTAAAACATCAAGGCTACTTTGACGAAACCTGGATGCAACAGCTACAGGAACGGCATCAAGCAGAAGTCGAAGCGGCAGTAACTGCGATGGAGCAATTCAAGGCACCAGACGTCAATGACTTGTTCGACCATACGTACGCGACCTTACCGGTTGATGTCCAGCAACAAAAAGAAGCGTATCTGCTAGCAAGGGGGAAATGA
- a CDS encoding Glu/Leu/Phe/Val family dehydrogenase, protein MNMLNPSTNPTLSIMEKIAGHEQVVFCNDPVSGLQAIIAIHDTTLGPALGGCRMAPYASVDEALDDVLRLSRGMTYKCAAADVDFGGGKAVIIGNPATDKSPELFRAFGRFVDSLGGRFYTGTDMGTTMDDFVHASRETSRIVGIPEAFGGSGDSSIPTAEGVVYGLRATIETLFGSDDLSRATYAIQGLGKVGFKVAEQLLLAGATIYVSDVNEAALAAIVTQAEMAPGTVRVVSPHEIHLTDADIFVPCAYGGVIHAQNIALLPCKAICGSANNQLADEQLAHVLMDRGILYAPDYIVNGGGLIQVADELYGANHERVLLKTRHIYDAVLEVFKESQAENITTVEAANRMCEKRMQIRAKHNNIFTNTTKPKWDIRNH, encoded by the coding sequence ATGAACATGTTAAACCCATCTACGAATCCAACGCTCTCGATTATGGAAAAAATCGCGGGTCACGAACAAGTCGTCTTTTGCAACGACCCTGTATCAGGGTTACAAGCGATCATCGCCATCCACGATACGACGCTCGGTCCCGCTCTCGGTGGTTGCCGCATGGCGCCTTACGCTTCTGTCGATGAAGCACTTGACGATGTCCTCCGCCTGTCGCGTGGCATGACATATAAATGTGCTGCCGCTGATGTTGATTTTGGTGGCGGTAAAGCCGTCATCATCGGCAATCCGGCAACGGATAAATCACCAGAGCTTTTCCGCGCCTTTGGTCGCTTCGTCGATTCACTCGGTGGTCGCTTCTACACGGGAACCGACATGGGCACGACGATGGATGATTTCGTTCACGCTAGTCGGGAGACATCACGCATCGTCGGCATTCCAGAAGCCTTTGGCGGGAGTGGTGATTCATCGATCCCGACGGCTGAAGGTGTCGTTTACGGGCTTCGGGCGACAATCGAGACGTTATTCGGTTCGGACGACTTAAGTCGCGCGACTTACGCGATTCAAGGACTTGGAAAGGTCGGCTTCAAAGTCGCCGAACAACTGTTACTCGCCGGTGCGACGATTTATGTTTCAGACGTCAATGAAGCCGCGCTCGCAGCAATCGTGACACAAGCCGAAATGGCACCTGGCACGGTTCGCGTCGTCTCACCTCACGAAATCCATCTAACAGACGCTGATATTTTCGTTCCATGTGCATACGGCGGTGTCATTCACGCTCAAAATATCGCCCTCTTACCGTGCAAAGCCATCTGCGGTTCGGCGAACAATCAGCTTGCAGATGAACAGCTCGCTCACGTCTTGATGGACCGCGGCATCTTGTATGCACCAGACTATATCGTCAACGGTGGTGGGTTGATTCAAGTCGCTGACGAACTGTACGGAGCAAATCATGAACGGGTTCTCCTGAAGACGCGTCACATCTATGACGCCGTGCTCGAAGTCTTCAAGGAATCGCAAGCAGAAAACATCACGACGGTCGAAGCGGCGAACCGGATGTGTGAAAAACGGATGCAAATCCGGGCAAAACACAACAACATCTTTACGAATACGACAAAACCAAAATGGGATATCCGTAACCACTGA
- a CDS encoding thioesterase family protein, with translation MKPGLAVGDTAEIQAVVSQDMFARFEGQLVHPAYSTVSMVYHMEWAARQLILPYLEADEEGVGGAVSLKHLGMAAEGARLIVTATVTRVTARRVDADIEVRDGQSIIGTGEVTQFILEKSRIQEKLQVNAQTK, from the coding sequence ATGAAGCCAGGTTTAGCTGTCGGGGATACAGCAGAGATTCAAGCGGTCGTCTCGCAAGATATGTTTGCACGGTTTGAAGGTCAATTGGTTCATCCCGCATACTCGACCGTTTCGATGGTCTACCATATGGAATGGGCAGCACGTCAACTCATCCTGCCTTACTTAGAGGCAGACGAAGAAGGTGTCGGGGGTGCGGTTTCGTTGAAGCATCTTGGCATGGCAGCTGAAGGCGCACGATTGATCGTGACCGCTACAGTAACACGCGTCACAGCACGTCGCGTTGACGCTGACATCGAAGTCCGAGACGGACAATCGATCATTGGAACAGGAGAAGTGACACAATTCATTTTAGAAAAAAGCCGGATTCAAGAAAAATTGCAAGTGAATGCTCAAACAAAATGA
- a CDS encoding phenylacetate--CoA ligase family protein, which yields MYDQHHETMNAQTREQLQIEQLRQTMEHVTRVPFYQERLQTLQMTADDFQTIEDLRKFPFTRKQDLRDHYPFGLFAVEREQVTRIHASSGTSGKPTVVGYTQEDLDDWADAVARSLVLAGGSPADLLHNAYGYGLFTGGLGLHAGAEKLGMTILPISGGNTDRQITLIEDFRPDGICGTPSYILRLAERMIERGIDPRKTSMRYGIFGAEPWSEEMRQTLEQTFDLQAFDIYGLSEIMGPGVAMECQEQAGLHIMDDLFITEVVDPVTGEPVPDGMVGELVFTSLKKKAFPIIRYRTGDLASITHEACACGRTTTRMSRVKGRTDDMLIIRGVNVFPSEIERVLLQQPDVTPHYQIHLVRKAGLDAVELHIEFENISERQMRSICDAIKSECLISIDLVCHPHQGLPRSEGKAVRIVDRRSTSLV from the coding sequence ATGTACGATCAACATCACGAAACGATGAATGCGCAAACGCGGGAGCAGCTGCAAATCGAACAATTACGTCAAACGATGGAACACGTCACGCGCGTCCCGTTCTATCAAGAACGCCTGCAGACATTGCAGATGACGGCAGATGATTTTCAAACGATCGAGGATCTACGGAAGTTTCCATTCACACGCAAGCAAGATTTACGCGATCATTATCCGTTCGGGCTATTTGCCGTCGAACGAGAACAGGTCACTCGAATTCACGCCTCGTCTGGTACGAGTGGTAAACCGACTGTCGTCGGGTATACGCAAGAAGATTTAGACGACTGGGCAGATGCCGTAGCACGGAGCTTAGTTTTAGCCGGTGGTTCACCAGCTGACTTGTTGCATAATGCATACGGCTACGGACTGTTCACAGGTGGGCTCGGTCTTCATGCAGGAGCAGAAAAACTAGGTATGACGATCCTGCCGATTTCCGGTGGCAACACGGATCGCCAAATCACGTTAATCGAGGATTTCCGACCAGATGGGATCTGTGGGACACCTTCTTATATCTTAAGACTGGCAGAACGCATGATCGAACGGGGGATCGATCCACGCAAGACAAGCATGCGTTACGGCATCTTCGGAGCTGAACCCTGGTCGGAAGAGATGCGGCAGACACTCGAACAGACCTTTGATCTACAGGCATTTGATATTTATGGACTCAGTGAAATCATGGGACCAGGTGTCGCGATGGAATGTCAGGAGCAGGCAGGTCTGCATATCATGGATGACTTATTCATTACAGAAGTCGTCGATCCCGTTACGGGGGAACCGGTACCAGATGGCATGGTCGGGGAACTCGTTTTTACAAGCTTGAAAAAGAAAGCGTTTCCAATCATTCGTTACCGGACAGGCGACTTAGCATCGATCACGCACGAAGCGTGTGCTTGTGGTCGGACGACGACACGGATGTCACGTGTCAAAGGGCGGACAGACGACATGCTGATTATCCGAGGGGTCAACGTCTTCCCGTCAGAAATCGAGCGGGTCTTACTCCAACAGCCGGACGTGACGCCGCATTATCAAATTCATCTCGTGCGTAAAGCAGGACTCGATGCCGTTGAGCTACATATCGAATTCGAAAACATCTCGGAGCGACAAATGCGTTCGATATGTGACGCCATCAAGTCGGAATGCCTCATTTCCATTGATCTCGTCTGTCACCCGCACCAAGGGTTACCACGATCGGAAGGAAAAGCCGTTCGGATCGTTGATCGACGCTCGACATCACTCGTCTGA